The Gemmata palustris genome includes a region encoding these proteins:
- the lysS gene encoding lysine--tRNA ligase, with protein MADETPPLPPPASPPPAGGTPRRPADETPDLAEIRLQKLRQIEALGLDPWGQRFDNTRPIGDIRQLPAENFDDAKPGPKVRAAGRVVRYRTGGKLLFLEIWDQTGRVQLMIRVNKVTPQEWQVAQLLDLGDLIGVDGEFGKTKTGELTIQVETLTFLTKSLEPHPKDVFGMGDIEFRLRHRYLDMIYTPDTLRRAHQRVKIIRTIRTHLDAQGYMEVETPTLHAIAGGAAARPFETHHNALDIDLFVRIALELPLKRLLVGGLEKVYELGRVFRNEGISPRHNPEFTMLELYQAYGDYRSMMDLTEGLIVACVDALGSGRTIPFGEKTVNFEPPFQRAKYADLFLEHVGCDMADEVAVRAAARAENIELEMAPTKGAPKVAKAHVVLVQELFEDLVEEKLVGPVFVHDYPAPLCPLTKRKRETPAIAERFELYVHGMELANAYTELNDPITQEQTFTQQLAGMSEEDSMAKMDHDFIRALRHGMPPAGGLGIGIDRLVMLLTNTQTIRDVILFPLLRSEAK; from the coding sequence GTGGCCGACGAAACCCCGCCCCTGCCGCCCCCCGCTTCCCCTCCACCCGCCGGCGGTACCCCGCGCCGACCGGCCGACGAAACGCCCGATCTCGCCGAAATCCGGCTCCAGAAGCTCCGACAGATCGAAGCCCTCGGTCTCGACCCGTGGGGCCAGCGGTTCGACAATACTCGGCCCATCGGCGACATTCGCCAGCTCCCGGCGGAGAATTTCGACGACGCGAAGCCCGGACCGAAGGTGCGTGCGGCGGGGCGCGTGGTGCGCTACCGCACCGGCGGGAAGCTCCTGTTCCTCGAAATCTGGGACCAGACCGGGCGCGTGCAGTTGATGATTCGCGTGAACAAGGTCACGCCGCAAGAGTGGCAGGTCGCGCAGTTGCTCGATCTGGGCGACCTGATCGGCGTGGACGGCGAGTTCGGCAAGACGAAGACCGGCGAACTCACGATCCAGGTCGAGACGCTGACGTTCCTCACGAAGAGCCTGGAGCCGCACCCGAAGGACGTGTTCGGGATGGGCGACATCGAGTTCCGGTTGCGGCACCGGTACCTCGACATGATCTACACGCCGGACACGCTGCGCCGCGCGCACCAGCGCGTGAAGATCATCCGCACGATCCGCACCCACCTCGACGCCCAGGGCTACATGGAGGTGGAAACCCCCACGCTGCACGCGATCGCGGGCGGGGCGGCCGCGCGCCCGTTCGAGACGCACCACAACGCGCTCGACATCGACCTGTTCGTGCGCATCGCCCTCGAACTCCCGCTGAAGCGCCTGCTCGTGGGCGGTCTCGAAAAGGTGTACGAACTCGGCCGGGTGTTCCGCAACGAGGGCATCAGCCCGCGGCACAACCCCGAGTTCACCATGCTCGAACTGTACCAGGCTTACGGCGACTACCGCAGCATGATGGACCTGACCGAGGGGCTGATCGTCGCCTGCGTGGACGCTTTGGGGAGCGGGCGCACGATCCCGTTCGGTGAGAAGACGGTGAACTTCGAGCCGCCGTTCCAGCGCGCGAAGTACGCCGACCTGTTCCTCGAGCACGTCGGGTGCGACATGGCCGACGAGGTCGCGGTGCGGGCCGCCGCTCGCGCGGAGAACATCGAACTCGAAATGGCCCCGACGAAGGGCGCCCCGAAGGTCGCGAAGGCGCACGTCGTTCTCGTACAGGAACTGTTCGAGGACCTGGTGGAAGAGAAGCTGGTCGGGCCGGTGTTCGTCCACGACTACCCGGCGCCGCTGTGCCCGCTGACCAAGCGGAAGCGCGAGACCCCCGCGATCGCGGAGCGGTTCGAGCTGTACGTTCACGGCATGGAGTTGGCGAACGCCTACACCGAACTGAACGACCCGATCACGCAGGAGCAAACGTTCACGCAGCAACTGGCCGGCATGTCGGAAGAGGACTCGATGGCCAAGATGGACCACGATTTCATTCGCGCGCTGCGCCACGGGATGCCGCCCGCGGGCGGCCTGGGCATCGGCATCGACCGGCTCGTGATGCTGTTGACCAACACGCAGACGATTCGCGACGTGATCCTGTTCCCGCTGCTGAGGTCGGAGGCGAAGTGA
- the hutU gene encoding urocanate hydratase: MTFTRNDPSRVIRAPRGNSLSCKSWQTEAALRMLMNNLDAEVAERPAELVVYGGIGRAARNWECFDKIVEVLRRLEDDQTLLVQSGKPVGVFPTHSDAPRVLIANSNLVPHWATWEQFHELDRVGLMMYGQMTAGSWIYIGTQGIVQGTYETFVAVAKKHFGGNAAGKWILTGGLGGMGGAQPLAATMAGFSLLAVECDETRIDFRLRTRYLDRKASNLDDALAIVREGQPVSVGLVGNAADVCSELVARGIVPDVVTDQTSAHDPLNGYLPQGWTLAEWRAKAKTEPQDVIAAAKHSMAVHVRAMLELQNRGTVALDYGNNIRQAAKENGVANAFDIPGFVPAYIRPLFCEGVGPFRWAALSGDPEDIARTDAKVKALIPNDAHLHRWLDLAKDRIAFQGLPARICWLGLKDRARVGLAFNEMVASGELKAPVVIGRDHLDSGSVASPNRETEGMRDGSDAVSDWPLLNALLNTASGATWVSLHHGGGVGMGFSQHAGVVIVCDGTPEAAKRIARVLRNDPGTGVMRHADAGYDSAIRCAKENGLDLPMLGE; the protein is encoded by the coding sequence ATGACCTTCACCCGAAACGATCCCTCGCGCGTGATCCGCGCGCCGCGGGGGAACTCACTTTCGTGCAAGAGCTGGCAGACGGAAGCGGCCCTCCGGATGCTTATGAACAACCTCGACGCGGAGGTGGCCGAGCGCCCCGCCGAACTCGTGGTCTACGGTGGGATCGGTCGCGCCGCTCGCAATTGGGAGTGCTTCGACAAGATCGTCGAAGTGCTGCGCCGACTGGAGGACGACCAGACGCTGCTCGTGCAGTCGGGTAAGCCCGTGGGCGTGTTCCCGACGCATTCGGATGCGCCGCGGGTGCTCATCGCGAACTCGAATCTGGTGCCGCACTGGGCGACGTGGGAGCAGTTCCACGAACTCGACCGCGTCGGGCTGATGATGTACGGTCAGATGACCGCCGGGAGCTGGATCTACATCGGTACCCAGGGCATCGTGCAGGGCACCTACGAGACATTCGTAGCAGTCGCGAAGAAACATTTTGGCGGGAACGCAGCGGGTAAGTGGATTCTGACCGGCGGACTGGGCGGTATGGGCGGCGCTCAACCGCTTGCGGCGACAATGGCCGGTTTCAGCTTACTCGCGGTCGAGTGCGATGAAACGCGCATCGACTTCCGATTGCGTACTCGTTACCTCGATCGCAAAGCGAGTAACCTCGATGACGCACTCGCCATCGTGCGCGAAGGCCAGCCCGTATCGGTCGGACTGGTCGGCAACGCGGCCGACGTGTGTTCGGAACTCGTCGCGCGTGGCATCGTGCCGGATGTTGTCACCGACCAAACCAGCGCGCACGACCCGCTGAACGGCTATTTGCCCCAAGGGTGGACACTCGCGGAGTGGCGCGCAAAGGCGAAAACCGAACCGCAAGACGTGATCGCGGCGGCGAAGCACTCGATGGCGGTTCACGTTCGCGCGATGCTCGAACTTCAGAATCGCGGTACGGTCGCGCTCGACTACGGGAACAACATCCGACAGGCCGCGAAGGAAAACGGAGTCGCGAACGCCTTCGACATCCCCGGTTTCGTCCCTGCATACATCCGCCCGCTGTTCTGCGAGGGCGTCGGGCCGTTCCGCTGGGCCGCGCTGTCGGGCGATCCCGAAGACATCGCCCGTACCGACGCAAAAGTTAAGGCGCTGATCCCTAATGACGCGCATCTACATCGCTGGCTCGATCTAGCGAAGGATCGCATCGCTTTTCAGGGGTTACCTGCTCGCATCTGTTGGCTCGGGCTGAAGGACCGCGCCCGTGTCGGGTTGGCGTTCAACGAAATGGTCGCGTCGGGAGAACTCAAGGCGCCGGTGGTGATCGGGCGCGATCACCTCGATTCCGGCTCCGTCGCCAGCCCAAACCGCGAAACGGAAGGAATGCGCGACGGCTCCGACGCGGTGTCCGACTGGCCACTACTGAACGCGCTCCTGAATACCGCGAGCGGCGCGACGTGGGTTTCGTTGCACCACGGCGGTGGGGTCGGCATGGGGTTCAGTCAGCACGCGGGCGTCGTGATCGTGTGCGACGGCACACCGGAAGCTGCGAAACGCATCGCTCGTGTGTTGCGAAACGACCCCGGCACCGGTGTGATGCGCCACGCGGACGCGGGCTACGACAGCGCGATTCGCTGTGCGAAGGAGAACGGGCTGGACCTGCCGATGCTGGGCGAATGA
- a CDS encoding class I SAM-dependent methyltransferase gives MHGTERRLSEQLFHDRQAAERADSFRAGRADLRFDTGSYLDHETWVRPAFEALGNLRGTHALDYGCGHGMAAVAMARAGATVTAFDLSPGYVNEARARAAANGVRIECVAADGEDLPFPDASFDAVWGNAILHHLDLAKAGTELRRVLKPGGVAVFCEPWGGNPVLGFARGSLPYPGKDRTPDEHPLTHRDLAPLRAIFPSVEVRGFQLLGMVRRVWRNRRALNLLDAADTQLLRALPALGNWCRYAVIVLRREQ, from the coding sequence ATGCACGGCACGGAGCGCCGACTCAGCGAACAACTCTTTCACGACCGGCAGGCCGCCGAGCGCGCGGACTCGTTCCGCGCGGGCCGGGCCGATCTCCGGTTCGATACCGGTTCCTACCTCGATCACGAAACCTGGGTGCGGCCCGCGTTCGAGGCGCTCGGCAATCTGCGCGGGACGCACGCACTCGACTACGGGTGCGGGCACGGCATGGCCGCCGTTGCGATGGCCCGCGCCGGCGCGACCGTGACCGCGTTCGATCTGTCGCCGGGTTACGTGAACGAAGCTCGGGCGCGGGCCGCTGCGAACGGCGTGCGTATCGAATGCGTGGCCGCTGACGGCGAAGATTTACCCTTTCCGGATGCTTCGTTCGACGCGGTGTGGGGCAACGCGATCCTGCACCACCTCGACCTAGCTAAGGCCGGAACGGAGCTGCGCCGCGTCCTCAAACCGGGCGGCGTCGCGGTGTTCTGCGAACCGTGGGGCGGGAACCCGGTTCTGGGGTTCGCACGCGGGTCGCTCCCCTACCCCGGCAAGGATCGCACGCCGGACGAGCACCCACTCACGCACCGCGACCTCGCGCCGCTCCGCGCGATTTTCCCATCGGTCGAAGTCCGCGGATTCCAACTGCTCGGGATGGTGCGCCGGGTGTGGCGGAACCGCCGGGCGCTGAACCTCCTCGACGCCGCCGACACTCAATTACTCCGCGCTTTGCCCGCTCTCGGAAACTGGTGCCGCTACGCGGTCATCGTGCTGCGTCGCGAGCAATAG
- a CDS encoding ComEA family DNA-binding protein: MSAASLPPVADASGAPSRSAQVALGVFFTVLLGLLVVRGYGNRLGARPTEPAAVDLTDLNTADQTELAQVPGVGPKMAVAIVDHRHLHGPFKSVDELKNVRGIGPVTFEKVRSHFRTSAPPNTPLAEVPISPAPPTPPVLAPTPAPRPAPVSAKKIQPGEAPINVNTATLEELQRLPSIGPTHAQSIITSRTLAPFQTVNDLDKVKGIGPKTLDKLRPFVVVK, encoded by the coding sequence ATGAGTGCCGCTTCGCTACCTCCGGTTGCTGATGCGTCAGGTGCGCCCTCGCGCAGCGCGCAGGTAGCACTGGGGGTGTTCTTCACGGTGTTGCTCGGTTTGCTCGTGGTTCGGGGGTACGGCAACCGGCTCGGGGCACGGCCAACGGAACCCGCCGCAGTCGATCTCACGGACCTGAACACCGCGGACCAGACGGAACTGGCTCAGGTGCCGGGCGTCGGGCCGAAAATGGCGGTCGCGATCGTCGATCACCGCCACCTTCACGGGCCGTTCAAGTCGGTGGACGAGTTGAAAAACGTGCGCGGCATCGGCCCGGTCACGTTCGAGAAGGTCCGCTCGCACTTCCGCACCAGTGCGCCGCCGAATACCCCTCTCGCCGAAGTACCGATCTCGCCCGCGCCGCCAACCCCACCTGTGCTCGCGCCGACTCCCGCTCCGCGCCCCGCGCCGGTCAGCGCGAAGAAGATTCAACCGGGCGAAGCGCCAATCAACGTGAACACCGCGACTCTGGAAGAACTCCAGCGCCTCCCGAGCATCGGTCCGACACACGCGCAGTCGATCATCACGTCCCGGACACTCGCGCCATTCCAGACCGTGAACGACCTGGACAAAGTGAAGGGCATCGGCCCGAAGACGCTCGACAAGCTCCGCCCGTTCGTGGTGGTGAAGTGA
- the hutG gene encoding formimidoylglutamase has translation MPEPDMSVWTGRVDTADGPTALRWHQMVKPLAPDSPPGVVLIGFACDEGVRRNGGRVGAKDGPRAIRKALANFAWHRQQPVYDAGDVRCDGGDMEGAQVRLAEAVRNALVAGHCPLVLGGGHETAWGTYQGLVSFRSDVNIGIINVDAHFDLRDDEPGNSGTPFRQMADWCQAHGRWFGYMALGISVPSNTRALFDRACALNACWRLDQSLVPWNLGRVLADVTAFAGSADYLYLSIDLDVLSGAVMPAVSAPAARGVALESVEEILTAVRDTGKLLVVDIVELNPLHDINGQSARLAARLVWHFLNARKVDGEQP, from the coding sequence ATGCCTGAACCCGACATGAGCGTGTGGACCGGTCGGGTCGATACCGCGGACGGCCCGACCGCGCTGCGGTGGCACCAGATGGTGAAGCCACTTGCTCCGGATTCGCCACCGGGCGTCGTGCTGATCGGTTTCGCGTGTGACGAGGGCGTGCGCCGAAACGGTGGGCGCGTCGGCGCGAAGGACGGTCCGCGTGCGATTCGTAAGGCGCTCGCGAACTTCGCGTGGCACCGACAACAGCCGGTTTACGATGCGGGTGATGTGCGGTGCGACGGTGGCGACATGGAGGGGGCACAGGTACGGCTCGCCGAGGCCGTTCGGAACGCACTTGTCGCGGGCCACTGTCCATTGGTACTCGGTGGCGGTCACGAAACAGCGTGGGGGACGTATCAGGGGTTGGTGTCATTTCGGTCTGATGTGAACATCGGGATCATCAACGTCGACGCTCATTTCGACTTGCGGGACGACGAACCCGGAAATTCGGGAACCCCCTTTCGCCAGATGGCGGATTGGTGTCAGGCACACGGTCGTTGGTTCGGCTACATGGCACTCGGGATCTCCGTGCCCTCGAACACGCGCGCGCTTTTCGATCGTGCGTGCGCATTGAATGCTTGTTGGCGTCTCGACCAGAGCCTTGTGCCCTGGAACCTGGGCCGCGTGCTGGCCGACGTAACGGCTTTTGCCGGCTCCGCTGATTACCTTTATCTCAGTATCGACCTCGACGTTTTGTCGGGCGCGGTGATGCCGGCTGTGAGCGCGCCGGCCGCGCGCGGGGTGGCGCTCGAATCAGTGGAAGAGATCCTCACGGCGGTCCGAGATACGGGGAAGCTATTGGTCGTAGATATCGTTGAGCTAAACCCGCTGCACGACATCAACGGTCAGAGCGCTCGGCTCGCGGCTCGGTTAGTTTGGCACTTTTTGAACGCGCGAAAGGTCGACGGAGAGCAGCCATGA
- a CDS encoding SGNH/GDSL hydrolase family protein: MSRTAAKCCGVLGLLLVAAEPGLFAQEPPYDVFPLAEPPYYRVRYEASTNKGELPYPVNYTIWVPPGVKTLRGVIVHQHGCGEGSCKSGLTGAYDLHWQALAKKHDCALLSPSYEQPDKADCQMWCDPRNGSGAAFQKCLTDLGAKSGHPELAKVPWALWGHSGGGHWAGGMVMLHPDRVAAAWLRSGVPLLKADPGRAGIKAHTLPDGALKVPVVCNLGTKEGVTVKDKQFAGVWPANEVFFNEVRGKGGLVGVAVDPLSSHDCGNQRYLAVPWLDACLSARLPKAVGDPLRAMPTDKAWLAPVLGGDATPATKYVGEPLKAAWLPNEAVAKAWTEYVKDTKVTDPTPPPAPTNVYVRDNKLTWEAEADLESGLASFVIERDGQFLANVPESGKNPFGRPIFQNLQYSDTPTQPLVPMQFTDTKAEVGKTHTYRVTAVNTTGLKSKPSADAAPAQDVDAIAGKRVVFLGDSITQSGGYVAFTTYYLEKLYPKKDFDVLGLGLASETLSGLSEDGHAGGQFPRPCLFERLGRVLEKSKPEVVFACYGMNDGIYLPLDKDRFAAFQKGVTKLIEQCKGAGVKQIFLVTPPIYDLVPKKDEFNYDTVLAEYAKWEMSLKVPGVRVIDLHTAMRKARDGRTEPFSKDRVHPGDDGQLVIAKPILTALGVKTPDETVTAIKADPLFKLVEQKRGARSAAWMKHVGYTREKTVKPEPLGTAEADAAKFQEKIDALRRH; the protein is encoded by the coding sequence ATGAGCCGAACGGCTGCGAAGTGTTGCGGGGTGCTCGGCCTTCTTCTCGTCGCGGCCGAGCCGGGCTTGTTCGCCCAGGAACCGCCCTACGACGTCTTCCCCCTCGCCGAACCGCCGTACTATCGCGTGCGGTACGAGGCTTCGACCAACAAGGGCGAACTGCCGTACCCGGTCAACTACACGATCTGGGTTCCTCCGGGCGTGAAGACGCTGCGCGGCGTCATCGTCCACCAGCACGGGTGCGGCGAGGGGTCGTGCAAGTCGGGGCTGACGGGCGCGTATGACCTCCACTGGCAGGCCCTGGCGAAGAAGCACGATTGCGCGCTCCTGTCCCCGTCCTACGAGCAGCCGGATAAGGCCGACTGCCAGATGTGGTGCGACCCGCGCAACGGTTCCGGCGCCGCGTTCCAAAAGTGCCTCACGGATCTCGGCGCGAAGTCGGGTCACCCCGAACTGGCGAAGGTGCCGTGGGCCTTGTGGGGGCACAGTGGCGGCGGTCACTGGGCCGGTGGAATGGTGATGCTGCACCCGGACCGCGTCGCCGCGGCGTGGCTGCGCTCGGGCGTGCCGCTCCTGAAGGCGGACCCGGGCCGCGCCGGGATCAAGGCGCACACCTTGCCGGACGGCGCGCTCAAGGTGCCGGTGGTGTGCAACCTCGGCACGAAGGAGGGCGTCACCGTCAAGGACAAACAGTTCGCCGGCGTCTGGCCCGCTAACGAAGTGTTCTTCAACGAGGTTCGCGGGAAGGGCGGGCTCGTCGGCGTGGCGGTCGATCCGCTGTCGAGTCACGACTGCGGCAACCAGCGGTATCTGGCCGTCCCCTGGCTCGATGCCTGTCTGAGCGCTCGCCTGCCGAAAGCCGTTGGTGATCCGCTCCGGGCCATGCCGACGGACAAGGCGTGGCTCGCTCCGGTCCTCGGCGGCGACGCGACGCCGGCTACGAAGTACGTGGGCGAGCCCCTCAAGGCCGCGTGGCTCCCGAACGAAGCGGTGGCGAAGGCGTGGACGGAATACGTCAAGGACACGAAGGTCACCGACCCCACTCCGCCGCCCGCGCCGACGAACGTGTACGTGCGGGACAACAAGCTGACCTGGGAAGCCGAGGCCGATCTCGAAAGCGGGCTGGCGAGTTTCGTCATCGAGCGCGACGGTCAGTTCCTTGCTAACGTGCCCGAATCGGGCAAGAACCCGTTCGGCCGACCGATCTTCCAGAACCTGCAATACAGTGACACGCCCACGCAGCCGCTCGTGCCGATGCAGTTCACCGATACCAAGGCGGAGGTCGGCAAAACACACACCTATCGCGTCACCGCCGTGAACACCACTGGACTGAAGTCGAAGCCCAGTGCGGACGCGGCTCCGGCGCAGGACGTGGACGCCATCGCCGGCAAGCGGGTCGTGTTTCTCGGCGACAGCATCACGCAGTCCGGCGGGTACGTTGCGTTCACCACGTACTACCTCGAAAAACTGTACCCGAAGAAGGACTTCGACGTCCTCGGTCTCGGGCTGGCGAGTGAAACGCTGTCGGGGCTGAGCGAGGACGGGCACGCGGGCGGCCAGTTCCCCCGCCCGTGCTTGTTCGAGCGCCTCGGCCGCGTGCTGGAGAAGTCCAAGCCGGAGGTCGTGTTCGCGTGCTACGGGATGAACGACGGCATCTACCTCCCGCTCGACAAGGACCGATTCGCTGCGTTCCAGAAGGGGGTCACGAAGCTGATCGAGCAGTGCAAGGGGGCCGGCGTGAAGCAAATCTTCCTGGTCACGCCGCCGATCTACGATCTCGTGCCCAAGAAGGACGAGTTCAATTACGACACGGTCCTGGCCGAGTACGCGAAGTGGGAGATGAGTTTGAAGGTTCCCGGTGTGCGGGTGATCGATTTGCACACCGCGATGCGGAAGGCACGCGACGGCCGTACCGAGCCGTTCTCGAAGGACCGGGTTCACCCCGGCGACGACGGGCAACTGGTGATTGCGAAACCGATCCTCACCGCGCTCGGTGTCAAGACCCCGGACGAGACGGTTACGGCGATCAAGGCCGACCCGCTGTTCAAACTGGTGGAGCAGAAGCGCGGCGCGCGGTCGGCCGCGTGGATGAAGCACGTCGGCTACACGCGCGAGAAGACCGTCAAGCCGGAACCGCTCGGGACCGCCGAGGCGGACGCGGCGAAGTTCCAGGAGAAGATTGATGCGCTCCGGCGCCACTGA
- a CDS encoding HEAT repeat domain-containing protein, with the protein MNDEAAFIAAIAAAPEEQHLPLVFADWLDDRGDPRGPWIRHHAVRPWMPPTYENPAPKLLAALVADKRVLDVRRAAEAIGEPIVPGLIELLKHAKPRVRQQACMCLRNIGKRAKEAVPALLEALGDSERDVREQAAKALKDIGTAGVTDTDQLKAALTDDDWSVRRAASKVLGSMRAKGSVLQEFVTQLDSPDADDRREAIRGLMQLDTADAVPAFDRALDDPEMAVRESAVQALGRLKFADASEALCRAMKDRVATIRKSAVRQLGSGGRYAALTPEVVTALIVLLDDPVPDVRTAACATIARFDGPLVPPLIPRVIALLGDLSPEVQQSAISTLSDIARGNKAALEALNAQLNNLDPKHCQLAACAVGTVGRDDASALAALVPLLNDPIEEVAYDATSAISNWEKLPAPVAAPLLERLARLRGTDQWGHATAVVLGALGRFEAPPAEVIEALREAVRAPPVGYGQRTAIEALAALGSAAAPAIPDLVALFSRDDQPLDYYEHQFAVAALIRIGERGHDQLIAALDTGTDDARAVVLQGLRAQGAAALPFLPAALRLYHRTTDERHRSLIVDLIRALGPGADAAIPSLMAALETTQPGHTRTNTLRALQQFGPALLPHLPRLIELARRPGFANDLDTIATIVAHFAPREPQVKDPLCEFLRAAAPEETDNSAQRRVKKSTRQTCASALFALNDAALLPELARLVDDPEPDIRAALVYQLNRLGTPAVFPLLRRMLGDSEEAVRLRAIEVLVWRNDTSTETIAALGHAVEDRAAKVRRATIDALGKLKVSTGAVLAALATATSDSDTKVAERAAVAFRKLAPKESKPKPEKGKNAPAPAKPKKERPPAKGKKKPE; encoded by the coding sequence ATGAACGACGAAGCGGCATTTATCGCGGCGATCGCGGCCGCGCCCGAGGAGCAACACCTACCGCTGGTCTTCGCGGACTGGCTCGACGACCGCGGCGACCCGCGCGGCCCGTGGATTCGCCACCACGCCGTCCGCCCGTGGATGCCCCCTACATACGAGAACCCGGCCCCGAAGTTACTCGCCGCGCTCGTAGCGGACAAGCGCGTGCTCGACGTGCGCCGGGCCGCGGAAGCAATTGGAGAGCCGATCGTCCCGGGGCTGATCGAGTTACTCAAACACGCGAAGCCCCGCGTTCGGCAGCAGGCGTGCATGTGTTTGCGGAACATCGGCAAGCGCGCAAAGGAAGCCGTACCCGCGCTGCTCGAAGCGCTCGGCGACTCCGAACGCGACGTGCGCGAACAGGCCGCGAAAGCACTCAAGGATATCGGAACCGCCGGGGTAACCGACACCGACCAACTAAAAGCAGCACTCACCGACGACGACTGGAGCGTGCGCCGGGCGGCGAGCAAGGTGCTCGGTTCGATGCGCGCGAAGGGGAGTGTACTCCAGGAATTCGTGACGCAGCTCGACAGTCCCGACGCCGACGACCGTCGGGAGGCGATCCGCGGCCTGATGCAACTCGACACCGCAGACGCAGTCCCCGCGTTCGATCGCGCGCTCGATGATCCCGAAATGGCGGTCCGCGAATCAGCGGTCCAGGCGCTCGGCCGGTTGAAATTTGCGGACGCATCGGAAGCGTTATGCCGCGCGATGAAGGACCGCGTCGCGACAATCCGCAAGAGCGCGGTCCGGCAACTCGGGAGCGGGGGTCGCTACGCGGCCCTCACGCCTGAAGTGGTCACGGCACTTATCGTCTTGCTCGATGATCCGGTGCCCGACGTGCGCACAGCGGCGTGCGCCACAATCGCTCGATTCGACGGCCCGTTAGTGCCTCCTTTAATTCCGCGCGTCATTGCGTTACTCGGCGACCTCAGCCCCGAAGTCCAGCAAAGTGCGATCAGCACGCTCAGCGACATTGCCCGAGGCAATAAGGCCGCACTCGAAGCCCTGAACGCGCAACTCAACAACCTCGATCCCAAGCACTGCCAACTCGCTGCTTGCGCTGTCGGGACAGTCGGGCGCGACGACGCGAGCGCGCTCGCGGCTCTCGTACCGCTACTCAACGATCCAATCGAGGAGGTGGCGTATGACGCGACCAGCGCTATCAGCAATTGGGAGAAGCTCCCGGCTCCGGTTGCGGCCCCGCTGCTCGAGCGACTCGCGCGACTGCGTGGCACCGATCAGTGGGGGCACGCGACCGCGGTAGTTCTGGGCGCTCTTGGTCGGTTCGAGGCCCCACCAGCCGAAGTGATCGAAGCACTTCGCGAGGCCGTGCGCGCGCCCCCGGTTGGGTACGGTCAACGGACCGCAATCGAGGCACTTGCGGCCCTGGGATCGGCCGCCGCCCCTGCAATTCCGGATCTCGTCGCCCTGTTCTCTCGCGACGATCAGCCCTTGGACTACTACGAACACCAGTTCGCGGTGGCGGCGCTCATTCGTATCGGTGAACGCGGGCACGATCAACTCATCGCAGCACTTGATACTGGGACCGATGACGCGCGCGCGGTTGTTCTTCAGGGCTTACGGGCACAGGGGGCCGCCGCACTGCCGTTCTTGCCCGCAGCGCTCCGACTTTATCACCGCACGACCGACGAACGACACCGGAGCCTGATCGTAGACTTGATCCGCGCCCTCGGTCCCGGCGCAGATGCCGCGATTCCGAGTCTGATGGCGGCCCTCGAAACGACGCAACCGGGGCACACCAGAACCAACACGCTCCGCGCGCTCCAACAATTCGGCCCCGCGCTCCTTCCGCACCTGCCGAGACTGATCGAACTCGCACGCCGGCCCGGGTTCGCGAACGACCTCGATACGATCGCCACGATCGTCGCGCATTTCGCCCCGCGCGAACCGCAAGTCAAAGATCCACTGTGTGAATTTCTGCGTGCCGCTGCACCGGAGGAAACCGACAACAGTGCTCAACGTCGGGTCAAAAAGTCCACCCGACAAACCTGCGCGAGTGCGCTGTTCGCGTTGAACGACGCGGCGCTATTGCCGGAACTTGCACGGCTCGTTGACGATCCCGAACCGGATATCCGCGCGGCCCTCGTCTACCAACTCAATCGGCTCGGCACACCGGCCGTTTTCCCGCTCCTTCGGCGAATGCTTGGTGACAGCGAAGAGGCAGTGCGCCTGCGTGCGATCGAAGTATTAGTCTGGCGCAACGACACCTCAACCGAAACGATCGCCGCACTGGGTCACGCGGTCGAAGATCGCGCAGCGAAAGTGCGCCGGGCGACCATTGATGCGCTGGGCAAACTGAAAGTGAGCACCGGCGCGGTTCTCGCGGCGCTCGCCACCGCAACCAGCGACTCCGACACGAAAGTGGCCGAGCGCGCCGCGGTCGCGTTCCGAAAGTTGGCCCCGAAAGAATCGAAGCCGAAACCCGAAAAGGGAAAGAACGCTCCGGCACCGGCGAAACCCAAGAAGGAACGGCCCCCTGCAAAGGGAAAAAAGAAGCCCGAATGA